One stretch of Meriones unguiculatus strain TT.TT164.6M chromosome 7, Bangor_MerUng_6.1, whole genome shotgun sequence DNA includes these proteins:
- the LOC110550148 gene encoding myosin regulatory light chain RLC-A-like has protein sequence MSSKRTKTKTTKKRPQRATSKVFAMSDQTQELEEAFNMIDQNRDGFIDKEDLYEVLVSMREYLDFTMFLTMFGEKLGGTDPEDVIRNAFTCFEEAIGTIPEDYLRERLTTTRDLHRQESGTGRFPLTRRGI, from the coding sequence ATGTCAAGCAAAAGGACAAAAACCAAGACCACCAAGAAGCGCCCTCAGCGCGCAACATCCAAAGTGTTCGCCATGTCCGACCAGACCCAAGAGTTGGAAGAGGCCTTCAACATGATCGACCAGAACCGGGATGGCTTCATCGACAAGGAGGACTTGTATGAGGTGCTTGTTTCAATGAGAGAATATTTGGATTTCACCATGTTCCTCACCATGTTTGGTGAGAAGCTGGGTGGCACAGATCCTGAAGATGTTATCAGAAATGCCTTTACTTGCTTTGAAGAAGCAATTGGCACCATCCCCGAGGATTACCTGAGGGAGCGGCTGACAACCACGCGTGATCTTCACAGACAAGAAAGCGGTACAGGGAGGTTCCCATTGACAAGAAGGGGAATTTGA